Genomic DNA from Planktomarina temperata RCA23:
ATGGTTATGGAAATGCTGGTTGCAGATCAGCCGACGCCAGAAGTGGCACATGACAAATCCAGCCACCTTTGGGAGATGGCCGCAGGTCAAGGCGTCCTCGAAAGCCGCTTTCCAAAACTCGAAGAGGGGCGCATTCCCCTATTGGATGACAGCCATGTCGCCATGTCCGTCAATCTCGATGCCTGTATTCAATGCGGCCTTTGCGTGCGCGCCTGCCGCGAGGTTCAGGTCAATGACGTTATCGGCATGTCTGGCCGGGGTCATGATGCCTATCCAACCTTTGATATGGCAGACCCCATGGGTGAAAGCAGTTGTGTGGCCTGCGGTGAATGCGTGCAAGCCTGCCCGACAGGAGCACTCTTGCCGGCCACCGTCACCGATGAAAACCAGATCGGCGACAGCAAAGATTTTGATCATGAAGTCGAAAGCATCTGCCCCTTCTGCGGGGTGGGCTGTCAAGTCAGCCTCAAGATCAAAGGGGATCGCGTTAAATATGTCGAAGGGATCAATGGCCCCGCAAATGAGGGGCGCCTCTGCGTGAAAGGTCGGTTTGGATTTGACTATATCCATCACGACCACCGCCTGACCAAACCCCTCATCCGCAGAGAGGATGCGCCAGCCAAGGGGCTCAACGTTGATCCAGGAAATTGGGGCGATGTCTTCCGTGAAGCCAGCTGGGAGGAGGCATTGGATCTTGCGGCCGGTGGTCTGGCCAAGCTCAAGCAATCCCACGGCGGCGCCTCCGTCGCGGGCTTTGGCTCGGCGAAATGCACCAATGAGGAAGCCTATCTGTTCCAAAAGCTCATCCGCCAGGGTTTCGGGCATAACAATGTGGATCACTGCACCCGCCTCTGCCACGCCTCCAGCGTTGCGGCCTTGATGGAGAACGTTGGCTCTGGCGCGGTCACTGCGACCTTTAACGAGATTGAAAACGCCGATGTGGCGATTGTCATCGGTGCAAATCCAATTGAAAATCATCCCGTTGCGGCGACTTATTTTAAGCAATTCACCAAACGCGGCGGGAAGCTGATTGTCATGGATCCGCGCGGACAGGCCCTCAAGCGCTTTGCCAGCCACATGCTGCAATTTCGCCCTGGGGCGGATGTCAGTATGCTCAACGCCATCATGCATGTGATCGTGGAGGAAGGCCTCTATGATCAGCAATACATCGACGCCTACACCGAAAACTGGGAGGCAGAGCGCGCGCATCTCAAAGGCTTCAGCCCTGAGAAAATGGCCGATATCTGCGGCATTGATGCGGAAACCCTGCGCGATGTGGCGCGGGTGTTTGCCGGTGGTAAGGCGGGGATGATCTTCTGGGGCATGGGGGTGTCGCAGCATATCCACGGCACTGACAATTCGCGCTGCCTGATTAGCCTGGCGCTCATGACCGGGCATGTGGGCCGGCCGGGTACGGGGCTGCATCCCCTGCGCGGGCAAAACAATGTGCAGGGTGCCTCTGACGCTGGGCTCATCCCGATGTTCCTGCCCGATATGCAAACCGTGGTCAGCGATGAGGTTCGGTCCAAATTCGCCGACATCTGGGCCCGCGATGGTGGTGTCAATGAGCCACTGGACCCCAACAAAGGTCTCACCGTCACCGAAATCATGGATGCTGTGCACACGGGCGATATTCGCGGCATGTATGTGCTAGGCGAAAACCCAGCCATGTCCGATCCTGACGTGGCCCATGCTCGGGATGCTTTGGCCAAGCTGGAGCATCTGGTGGTGCAAGATATTTTCATCACCGAAACCGCCAATTATGCCGATGTGATCCTGCCCGCCGCCGCCTTTGCCGAAAAGAGCGGCACCGTCACCAACACCAACCGGCAAGTGCAAATGGGCCGGCCAGCGGTCCCCCCACCGGGCGAGGCGCGCGCGGATTGGTGGATCGAAGTGGAATTGGCCAAACGGCTTGGGCTGGGCTGGAGCTATACCCACCCCAGTGAGGTTTTCGCTGAGATGAAGCTGACCATGAAATCCTTTGACAATATCAGCTGGGAGCGTCTCGAAAACGAGAATGCGGTGACCTACCCATCGCTCTCGCCCACAGATCCGGGCCAGCCCATCGTCTTTGGTGATGGCTTCCCGCGGCTGGATGGGCGCGCGCGCTTTACCCCAGCAGATTTGATTGCCCCCGATGATGTGCCAGATGCCGATTATCCGATGATCCTGACCACGGGCCGGCAGCTCGAACATTGGCATACGGGCTCCATGACCCGGCGCTCAAAGGTGCTGGATTCGGTGGAGCCAGAGGCCAATTGCTCGCTGCATCCCTCCACCCTGCGCAAGCTGGGCGTGGCGCCGGGCGGCTTGGTTCGTTTGACCACCAAACGCGGCAGCATTGAGATTATGGCCCGCGAGGATCGCGCCGTGGCGCCGGATATGGTCTTTTTGCCCTTCGCCTTTGTGGAGGCGGCGGCCAATCTTCTGACCAATTCCGCAGTGGACCCCTTTGGCAAAATCCCCGAATTCAAATTCTCCGCGGTGAAGGTGGAAAATGCCAAGGATCAAATCGCCGCCGAATAGCGTCAGACCGACATGCGGAATTTGAGCCTGAGCGCCAGGGCCATGAGAAACAAAAGGAACGGGCTGAGGATCGCGGCCATGGCGCTGAGAAAATGCAGCACATGCGGCGCGGCACGTAGGGCTTTGAGGGTGTGCTCCTCAACATAGGCATGGCCGCCGACAAACGGCACCATCCGCCCGCCGGTGTGGTAGAGCACATCCCAGGTCGTGACCGCCGCCTCCTGCGCGGCCCATCCTCGCCAGGCGGCAAAGGTGAAACCCCAGATACAAAGCAGCGCCAAAGCCGGCCGGCCAATTGAGGTGCCATGATCACAAATCCACGCATAGGCTTTGCGCAGAAGCCGCTCAAATGATGGCTCTGCCAGCTCCGTCCGACAGGCCAGCTCCCGCCGGATCATCTCCTTCCGCAGCTCCAACTGCCCGATATGTTCGGCTTGGGTGCGGATGAATTCGTAGGAGGTAATTTGAGCGAGCAAGGCACCTTTGATGGTGTCTTCGGTTTTCTTGTGGCCATTTCGTTTTGGAATATCTGGCCAGGTGACACCATGGAAATCACTGCCCGGATGAAGTTTTTGCCCGTGGAACATTGGGGTAAAATTTAAAAAATGTGCATCTCGAAAACTCATATCCAGAATTCTGTCATTCTTCGACCAATAAAAATCAATCTGTCCACAAAAAGTGACCCTATCGAAGAGAGCAGCAACGCGGAATTGCGCATCTCCGAAATGGACAGCTTCCAAAAATTCAGAGCCTGAAAATATGGCCCATTGTTCGAAATTTGCACCATAAAAATCAACGGGGCGCTCAAAACAACAATTCTTAAAACTGATCGTTCGTGCAAAAATTGCGCCTGCGAAACTTAACTTCTTTCTGAAAATAAGGTTATCGATCGTTATATTTGGCAGGAGTTGACTAAAATCAGTACCAAATGGAAACAAACTTTTAGCATTTTCGAGTTCTTCGTCAGACAATGGCGACGCGCGCCTAAGTTCAGCACTGTCAATGTCCCAATCTTTCATTAAAAGTAAGCGCCGTGCGTCGGTGACCTTCAAGGATACCAAGCGCGCCCGTCTTTCCTCAACCAAATACTTCATAAACCCATTCCAACGGTTGGCGAGGCGTACTGGGTGCTCATCCGACCACAAGATCAGCTTTACCCAAGGGTTGTCGCTCTCTTCGACCGAAATGCGGTCGGGTTTGGGGTCGCTCATCGGTTCAAATCACTTTGTCATCAAATATCGCCGCCCAAATGGGCTGGCCGAGGCAAGCCTGCAAAATATTTTGACAAATGGCAATATATCAGGGGCTTGCCCATGGGCCGGGCGGGACAGGCGCTCTTGAACTTCGCCACACAATCGCCCAGCATAGGCTATGATCACCCGCTCCCATATCAAGGACGATGCGCCCAGCGTCGCGGTCTATTCCGACTGCGAGCGGTATCGCTATGCTCTGACCCGCGTTTGGGAGCCGCAGGGGCGGCGGTTGAGCTTTGTGATGCTCAACCCCTCCACCGCCACCGAGGTGCAAAACGATCCCACAGTCGAGCGCTGCGAGCGGCGGGCGCGGGCCTTGGGCTTTGGCGGGTTTCGCGTGACCAATATCTTTGCCTGGCGCGACACTGACCCACGAAAGATGCGCGCCGCTCTTGATCCCATCGGCCCCGATAATGACGCGGCGATTCGTGAGGCCTGCGCCTGGGGCGATCAGGTGATTGCCGCTTGGGGCACCCATGGGGCGCATTTGAACCGCGGCCCGCAGGTCGAGGCGCTGTTGCGCGCGTCGGGCCGTTCGGTGCTGCATTTGGGCCTGTCCAAGGCCGGACATCCCAAACATCCGCTCTATATCGCCTATACGCAACAGCCCGAGGTTTGGACATGATTGAAGGTTTCACTAAGACAGTCATCCGCTGCAACGGCGTGGATCTCGCGGTGCATCGCGCTGGGCAGGGCCAGCCGCTGCTCTTGATCCACGGGTTTCCGCAAAATCATATGTGCTGGGAAAGCGTGGCGCCGCAATTGGCGCGGCGGCATGATGTGATCATTCCCGATTTGCGCGGCTATGGTGAAAGCAGCGCGCCTACAAATGATCCCAGCAACACGACCTATTCCAAGCGCACAATGGCGCAGGATATGGCCGATCTTCTCACCGCGCTGGATATTTCTCGCGCAGATGTCCTGGGCCATGACCGCGGCGCACGGGTCGCCTATCGTTTTGCCCTGGATCATCCCGAGCGGCTGGGCAAGCTGGGCATCATCGAAATTGTGCCGACCGCCGATTTCTGGGCCAGCTGGACGGCCGATCTGGCCATGGCCGCCTATCATTGGACCTTTCTGGCCCAACCCGCCCCCCTGCCGGAGCGGATGATCGGGGCGGATCCTGTGGCCTATGTGGAGTGGACCTTGGCGCAATGGACGCTGACCAAAAGCCTTGAGGCCTTTTCCCCCGCCGCCTTGGACAGTTACCGCGCGCAGGCCCTTGATCCCGCACGGGTTCATGCCATGTGCGCAGATTATCGCGCCGGAGCCAGCTTTGACCGCGCCTTGGATGAGGCCGATAAAGCCGCTGGAAAACAGATCACCGCACCACTGCGCTTGCTCTATGGCGCCCATGGGTTTCCGGCCAAAAGCGGCAATGCCGCCGAAATCTGGCGCAGCTGGGCCCCTGCGGTGGAGGCCAGCGTTTGTGAGGCTGGGCATTTCGTCATGGAGGAAAATCCAAGGGCTGTTCTTGCGGCCTTTGAGCCCTTCTTTGCGCCCTAGAAAATCCCCTTCCCTTTCGCCAAAAACTTCCCTATACGCAGCCATCGCTCAGATTCCTTGTGAGGTTTTGAGCGGTGCCTCCACGGGCCTTGCTGGACGACATCCCGGCCTGCGCCATAACCCTTAACCTTTAAAGGAGACCCCGATGTCGATTACTGCTGAAGAAAAAGCACGGCTCATGAAAGAATTCGCCATCAAAGAGGGCGACACAGGTTCACCTGAAGTTCAGGTTGCAATCTTGTCCTCGCGCATCGCGACTTTGACTGAGCACTTTAAAACCCATAAAAAAGACAACCACGGTCGCCGCGGTTTGCTGAAAATGGTGGCCACACGTCGTAAGCTTCTGGATTATGCCCGCAGCAAAGACGAAGCCCGTTACCAAGATTTGATCAAACGTTTGGGCCTGCGCCGCTAAGCCTCGGTCCAATCATCGATTTAAAAACCGCATCCTTCGGGGTGCGGTTTTTGCGTTTGCAGGCAGAGGTCTTTAAGGGCTAGACAATCGGCCCCATCTGCTGGACAGATTTTCCATGCAATTTGCCAACCCCTCAAACCGGTTCGCCTCCCTCGCTGTTTTGATCGCTGCGGGAATTTGGGGGCTGTATTGGATTCCACTGCGCTATCTTGCAGGCCTGGGGGTGCGCGAAGACTGGGCCGTTGCATTGATCAATATTCCAGCCGCTTTTGTCGCCCTCGCCCTGTTCCTTTGGCAGTTTCGCAGCCAGCTGCCACATCTGCGCCGCGGGGCTTTGATCGGCGTGTTCATGGGATTAACCGTGGCGCTGTTCACCATTGGTCTGGTGCTCTCTTCAGTGGTGCGGGTGACATTGCTGTTTTACCTCGCGCCGATTTGGTCGACGCTGATTGGCAGCTATTGGCTGAAGGAAGAGGTCACCCGCGGCCGCTGGATCGCCATTGCCATCGGCTTGCTCGGCCTTGGGTTTTTGGTGTCCCAAGGCGGCGGGCAGGTGCCGCTCAACATCGGTGATGCTTTGGGGTTCCTGTCGGGCATCACCTGGGCCTTAGGCGGCGCGATGATCAAACGCTATGGTGAGGTTCCCATGCCGACGTTGCTTTTGTTTCAGTTCTGCCTCGCCTCCGTATTTGCGCTGTTGTTTGGGGCGCTGTGGGGCCAAGGTT
This window encodes:
- a CDS encoding pentapeptide repeat-containing protein; the encoded protein is MSDPKPDRISVEESDNPWVKLILWSDEHPVRLANRWNGFMKYLVEERRARLVSLKVTDARRLLLMKDWDIDSAELRRASPLSDEELENAKSLFPFGTDFSQLLPNITIDNLIFRKKLSFAGAIFARTISFKNCCFERPVDFYGANFEQWAIFSGSEFLEAVHFGDAQFRVAALFDRVTFCGQIDFYWSKNDRILDMSFRDAHFLNFTPMFHGQKLHPGSDFHGVTWPDIPKRNGHKKTEDTIKGALLAQITSYEFIRTQAEHIGQLELRKEMIRRELACRTELAEPSFERLLRKAYAWICDHGTSIGRPALALLCIWGFTFAAWRGWAAQEAAVTTWDVLYHTGGRMVPFVGGHAYVEEHTLKALRAAPHVLHFLSAMAAILSPFLLFLMALALRLKFRMSV
- a CDS encoding DMT family transporter, translated to MQFANPSNRFASLAVLIAAGIWGLYWIPLRYLAGLGVREDWAVALINIPAAFVALALFLWQFRSQLPHLRRGALIGVFMGLTVALFTIGLVLSSVVRVTLLFYLAPIWSTLIGSYWLKEEVTRGRWIAIAIGLLGLGFLVSQGGGQVPLNIGDALGFLSGITWALGGAMIKRYGEVPMPTLLLFQFCLASVFALLFGALWGQGSGPSLALLQQVAPASTVISIGIILPSILIIFWAQKFLFPGRVALLMMTEVIVATLTASLLLPEEAMGMLEWIGACLIVGACVVEIFEEPAADGTPTQAR
- a CDS encoding alpha/beta fold hydrolase, with the protein product MIEGFTKTVIRCNGVDLAVHRAGQGQPLLLIHGFPQNHMCWESVAPQLARRHDVIIPDLRGYGESSAPTNDPSNTTYSKRTMAQDMADLLTALDISRADVLGHDRGARVAYRFALDHPERLGKLGIIEIVPTADFWASWTADLAMAAYHWTFLAQPAPLPERMIGADPVAYVEWTLAQWTLTKSLEAFSPAALDSYRAQALDPARVHAMCADYRAGASFDRALDEADKAAGKQITAPLRLLYGAHGFPAKSGNAAEIWRSWAPAVEASVCEAGHFVMEENPRAVLAAFEPFFAP
- the rpsO gene encoding 30S ribosomal protein S15, with translation MSITAEEKARLMKEFAIKEGDTGSPEVQVAILSSRIATLTEHFKTHKKDNHGRRGLLKMVATRRKLLDYARSKDEARYQDLIKRLGLRR
- a CDS encoding DUF1643 domain-containing protein; protein product: MITRSHIKDDAPSVAVYSDCERYRYALTRVWEPQGRRLSFVMLNPSTATEVQNDPTVERCERRARALGFGGFRVTNIFAWRDTDPRKMRAALDPIGPDNDAAIREACAWGDQVIAAWGTHGAHLNRGPQVEALLRASGRSVLHLGLSKAGHPKHPLYIAYTQQPEVWT
- the fdhF gene encoding formate dehydrogenase subunit alpha → MSETVTFTLDGAEVSAPAGQTIWDVTKGQGFIIPHLCHRDEPGYRSDGNCRACMVEVEGERTLVASCIRPVAEGMVVHTRSDRAKQARRMVMEMLVADQPTPEVAHDKSSHLWEMAAGQGVLESRFPKLEEGRIPLLDDSHVAMSVNLDACIQCGLCVRACREVQVNDVIGMSGRGHDAYPTFDMADPMGESSCVACGECVQACPTGALLPATVTDENQIGDSKDFDHEVESICPFCGVGCQVSLKIKGDRVKYVEGINGPANEGRLCVKGRFGFDYIHHDHRLTKPLIRREDAPAKGLNVDPGNWGDVFREASWEEALDLAAGGLAKLKQSHGGASVAGFGSAKCTNEEAYLFQKLIRQGFGHNNVDHCTRLCHASSVAALMENVGSGAVTATFNEIENADVAIVIGANPIENHPVAATYFKQFTKRGGKLIVMDPRGQALKRFASHMLQFRPGADVSMLNAIMHVIVEEGLYDQQYIDAYTENWEAERAHLKGFSPEKMADICGIDAETLRDVARVFAGGKAGMIFWGMGVSQHIHGTDNSRCLISLALMTGHVGRPGTGLHPLRGQNNVQGASDAGLIPMFLPDMQTVVSDEVRSKFADIWARDGGVNEPLDPNKGLTVTEIMDAVHTGDIRGMYVLGENPAMSDPDVAHARDALAKLEHLVVQDIFITETANYADVILPAAAFAEKSGTVTNTNRQVQMGRPAVPPPGEARADWWIEVELAKRLGLGWSYTHPSEVFAEMKLTMKSFDNISWERLENENAVTYPSLSPTDPGQPIVFGDGFPRLDGRARFTPADLIAPDDVPDADYPMILTTGRQLEHWHTGSMTRRSKVLDSVEPEANCSLHPSTLRKLGVAPGGLVRLTTKRGSIEIMAREDRAVAPDMVFLPFAFVEAAANLLTNSAVDPFGKIPEFKFSAVKVENAKDQIAAE